One stretch of Vulpes lagopus strain Blue_001 chromosome X, ASM1834538v1, whole genome shotgun sequence DNA includes these proteins:
- the LOC121483441 gene encoding WASH complex subunit 3-like codes for MDEDGLPLMGSGIDLTKVPAIQQKRMVAFLNQFVVHTVQFLNRFSTVCEEKLVDLSLRIQQTETTLNILDAKLSSIPGLDDVTFEVSPVSVTGVTNESHSETTSEKSQQNSLQDSRPQRSEVTPENILTVAKDLRYARYLKMVQVGVPVMALRNKMISEGLDPDLLERPDAPVPDGEGEKNTEESSDSESSFSD; via the coding sequence ATGGATGAGGACGGGCTTCCTCTCATGGGGTCAGGCATAGACCTGACCAAGGTGCCAGCTATTCAACAGAAAAGAATGGTGGCATTTCTAAACCAGTTTGTCGTGCACACTGTACAGTTCCTCAACCGCTTTTCTACAGTTTGTGAGGAGAAACTAGTGGACCTTTCTCTTCGTATCCAGCAAACTGAAACAACTCTCAATATTTTAGATGCAAAGTTATCATCCATTCCAGGCCTAGATGATGTCACATTTGAAGTATCTCCTGTAAGCGTCACTGGTGTCACAAATGAATCACATTCTGAAACTACTTCAGAGAAATCACAGCAGAACAGTTTACAAGACTCTAGACcacagagaagtgaagtaacACCAGAAAATATCTTAACTGTAGCCAAGGACCTAAGATATGCCAGATATCTCAAAATGGTTCAAGTGGGTGTTCCAGTGATggcattaagaaacaaaatgatatcAGAAGGACTAGACCCAGATCTTCTTGAGAGGCCAGATGCTCCAGTGCCTGATGGtgaaggtgaaaaaaatacagaagaaagttCAGACAGTGAATCTTCTTTTAGTGACTAA